The sequence AGGACACCATCAAGCTGTGGAACGCCAACACCGGCGAATTGCGTTACACCCTTTCCGTGCATTTAGGGGATGTCAATTCCGTTGCCACCAGTCCTGATGGAGAAATCCTTGCCAGCGGCAGTGACGATACAACTGTCAACCTCTGGAATTTAAAAACCGGCCAATTGCGCCACACACTGTTCCGGCATACCGCGTCGGTCGAATCCGTCGCCATTAGCCCCAATGGCCAGATTGTTGCCAGCGGCAGTTGGGACAACACCATCATCCTGTGGAACCTCCAAACTGGCGGCTACATCCGCACCTTATCTGGACACACAGATGGCGTTAATAGTGTTGCCTTTAGTCCTGATGGCAGAACGCTCGCCAGTGGCAGTATTGACAAAAGCGTGAAGTTGTGGGACGTAGGAACCGGCAGCCTGCTAGACACCTTCACCGGCCATTCCGACTGGGTGAGTTCCGTTGTCTTCAGTCCCGATAGCCGCACTTTAGCGAGTGGAAGCTTTGATAAAACAATCAAACTGTGGGATGTCAATGAGCGCAGACTGCTGAATACCCTTACAGGTCATAGCTTTGCTGTTCATGCGCTCGCAATCAGCCCCGATGGCCGCACCTTAGCGAGTGGCAGTGATGACACAACCGTGAAGTTGTGGAATTTGCGAAACGGAAGGCTGCTGCGTACCTTAAGTGATCATACAAAAACCGTGTTTGCGGTTGCCTTCAGCCCGGACGGGCGAACCCTTGCCAGTGGCAGCAATGACTTAAGCATAAAAATTTGGCAGGTGCCCTAGTGGGGCATGGGGCAAGGCTTGGTTAACAAGAACACTAGGGGCAGAGTGAATAAATAACAGAAAATACTCTTCCCATGCCCCATCCCCCATTCCCCTAAACAGTCGGTCGCAGTACCACAACGCCGTATGCATCTGGGGATAAGTAACGCTGTGCTGTCTGTTGCAAATCCGCTGCATCAAGGGCTTGAATTCGGGAGGGATAAGTGAGTGCCGGCGCGAGTTCTCCCACCATAGAACGGTAGTAGCCATACAAGCCGGCGCGATCGCTAGGCGTTTCATTCCCAAAAATAAACCGATTCGCCACTTGGGTACGAACGCGAGCGATTTCTGCCTCTGTGGTTAATTCGGTTTGCAATTTGCGGATGTGCTCCGCGATCGCTGCTTCCACCGGCTCTAAATTTTCCACCGGCAACTGGGCTGAAATATAAAACAACCCTTGCAGCCGGTGAGTCATATTGCTGGCAGAAATATGAGAAACCAATGCCCGTTCTTCGCGCAATTCTTGAACCAGCCGCGATGTGCGTCCATGTCCTAAAATTGTTGCCAATACATCTAGCCCGTAAGTTTCCTGCAGCCGGTCAAGTCCTGGCACCCGCCAAACCATCACTAACCGTGCTTGCTGTAGGCTTTCATCTATAAACTCTTGACGGACGATATTTGTAAAAGCCGGTTCTTCTGAAGGGAGAATTGATTCTGAGTTTTGAGTCTTAATTTCACCGTCACGCTGGCTGAATGCTTCTGTAAAGCCGGCTCCCACAATCTCAATTAATTCTTCCACCGGCAGATTGCCCACTGCTACCGCCGTCATGGCTGAAGGTTGATAGTGGCTGCGATGAAAATCACGCATTTGCTGGGGTTTGAGCTGTTCGATCACAGATGCAGGCCCTAACACAGGACGCCGGTAAGGCAGCACCTCAAATGCCGTTTCCATTGAGCGGTAATACGTGCGCCGGCGAGGATTATCTTCTGATCGGCGAATTTCTTCAAGCACCACAAATCGCTCTCGCTCAAACGCCTCATCTGGAATGCTGGGGTTGATCGCCACATCCATTTGCAGCGGTGCCAGTTCGGCAAAATCTTGGGGTGCGCTGGTGATGTAAAAGTGGGTGTAATCTTGGCTGGTTGCGGCGTTAGTGACAGCGCCTCTTTCCTCGATCCGGCGCTCAAATTCACCGCTTTGCAGCTTTTGAGTGCCCTTAAACACCATGTGTTCTAAAAAATGGGCCATGCCATTAATCGCATTTGACTCAACGGCAGAGCCAACGTTAACCCATAAGCTGAGGTTAACTGCATCAACGGGTATTTGTTCTGCAATGATCGTCAACCCGTTAGGCATCTGGTGCAGCGTGGGGGCGTTGAGACGAGGGACAACAGAAGACTTGAGTAGGGTTGAAGTCATGAATTACTTTGGCTTAGTGATTCTCAAGTAGGGCAGGCTTAGTGATTCCTACTCATATCTTAATAATTATTTACGGCTGTTGTCGGTTAAGCCGGCAACCTTATCAACTTATCATGCCATTTTTGCATTAGCCCGGTGGGAAAGGCTGTGATTTAGGGGAGAACAAACCGCAATCCTTCTGTAAATGACCCAACATCATTTTTTTTGTTTCATGCTGCATATCACTCGCTAGAGAGGAAAAATCTTATATCGAGGTCATTTATCGTTGCATCTGGATGCGGAAAGCCGCGCATTGCATCGCCTATTTAAAACAAATGATCTAAAATTATGAATAATTGTATTAAGAAATGTAAAGTATTCGTTTATGGGAAGCGCCCGCGCAACGTTCAGCAAATCCCGTGTGATCATCGTCGGTGCCGGCATTGGGGGTTTGACAGCCGGTGCACTACTAGCCAAGCGAGGCTATTCAGTGCTGATTTTAGACCAAGCGATTGTACCGGGCGGATGCGCTTCCACCTTTAAGCGGCGAGGCTTTACGTTTGATGTGGGGGCGACTCAGGTTGCCGGTTTAGAACCGGGTGGCGTTCATCACCGCATTTTTTCAGAATTAGAGGTTGAAGTGCCGGCGGCAATCCCCTGCGATCCGGCTTGTGCAGTATTTTTACCAGGGGAACCCGAACCAATT is a genomic window of Microcoleus sp. FACHB-672 containing:
- a CDS encoding WD40 repeat domain-containing protein — translated: MTLKQTSWNRVIALATAATAITTLAPTLKSISAPATIRDATPITAQNTPLLRTFGDKAFAVFGVAFSPDGQVVASASIEDTIKLWNANTGELRYTLSVHLGDVNSVATSPDGEILASGSDDTTVNLWNLKTGQLRHTLFRHTASVESVAISPNGQIVASGSWDNTIILWNLQTGGYIRTLSGHTDGVNSVAFSPDGRTLASGSIDKSVKLWDVGTGSLLDTFTGHSDWVSSVVFSPDSRTLASGSFDKTIKLWDVNERRLLNTLTGHSFAVHALAISPDGRTLASGSDDTTVKLWNLRNGRLLRTLSDHTKTVFAVAFSPDGRTLASGSNDLSIKIWQVP
- a CDS encoding M16 family metallopeptidase, translating into MTSTLLKSSVVPRLNAPTLHQMPNGLTIIAEQIPVDAVNLSLWVNVGSAVESNAINGMAHFLEHMVFKGTQKLQSGEFERRIEERGAVTNAATSQDYTHFYITSAPQDFAELAPLQMDVAINPSIPDEAFERERFVVLEEIRRSEDNPRRRTYYRSMETAFEVLPYRRPVLGPASVIEQLKPQQMRDFHRSHYQPSAMTAVAVGNLPVEELIEIVGAGFTEAFSQRDGEIKTQNSESILPSEEPAFTNIVRQEFIDESLQQARLVMVWRVPGLDRLQETYGLDVLATILGHGRTSRLVQELREERALVSHISASNMTHRLQGLFYISAQLPVENLEPVEAAIAEHIRKLQTELTTEAEIARVRTQVANRFIFGNETPSDRAGLYGYYRSMVGELAPALTYPSRIQALDAADLQQTAQRYLSPDAYGVVVLRPTV